In the genome of Devosia rhizoryzae, the window AGGAAGCGCCCGAGCAGGATCAGGGTCACGATCACCGCGGCGGCCTCGAAATAGACGTTGCGGGTACCTTCAGGCAGCCAGCCGGGAAGGAACGTGGCCACCACCGAGTAAAGCCAGGCGGCGCTGGTGCCCAGGACGACGAGCGAGTTCATGTCCGGCGCGAGACGGAAAAGGTTGGGAATGCCCTTGCGGAAGAACCGCAGGCCGGGACCGAACAGCGCGGCGGTGGCCAGAGCGAACTGAAAATAGAGGCTGTTGGCGTGCCCGACATCCATCATGATCCAATCATGAATGGCCGGGATGAAGTGCGACCCCATCTCCATGGCGAAGAGAGGTATGGTCAGCACCGCGGAAACCGCGAGCGAGTTCCGGAGGCCAACGAGTTCAAGGGCCCGACGGTCCTCCTGCTCCGCGCCGGGTGAAACCGTTGCGCGCTTCACGACATCGTAGCCGCGAGCGCGTACCGCCTTCTCGAGCTGATTGCGGCTGACGGTGCCCGCTGGATGCGTCACGACGGCCTTTTCGGTGGCGAGATTGACAGACGCCGATGTCACCCCGGGCACGGCGGCCAAGGCCTTCTCCACCCTGGACACGCACGAGGCGCAGGTCATGCCCTCGATCTGCAGCTCGGTCGTCTCCGAACGAACAGCGTAGCCTGCCTTCTCGATGGCCGAGACCACACCCTCCAGATCCGGCGGGCCCGCGAAGTCGACCGTGGCCTTTTCCGTGGCGAGGTTGATTCTGGCCAAGGCAACGCCCGGCACCGCACGGACGGCCTTCTGCACGCGGGAGACGCACGAGGCGCAGGTCATCCCTTCCACCTGGAAGTCGAGCTTGGCGGCGGCGGTACCGACCGGGGTCTGAAGATCGGATGCGAGCGACATTTCAACAGTCCTTCTGATCGACTGTCGACATAGGTAACCCTTCCAACGATTGGAAGGTCAAGAGGCCTTAGGATTAGATACGGCAGGCAGAAGAAGTGAAGGCCCGCCTGAGCGAGCCTTGCTTGAATGATATCGAACCTGGCTCATGCGGTGGCGGGGAGGTTCTGCGTGGCGGAGTCGACTTCCTCGAACGACGGGCGGACATCGGTCATCAGTGCCTTGCGGGCGAACTCGATTGCCATCACAGGCGGCTGCCCCGAGATATGTGCCAGGAGACCGGTCTTGAGCGACAGGAAATACTTGGATTCCGCCTCGTATGTGCCCCGGAGCGATTGGGCCATGGGGCCGAAGAGGCCGTAGGCGATGAACACGCCGAAGAAGGTACCGACCAGGGCGCCGCCGATCATGTGGCCCAGGATCTCCGGCGGCTCGTTGATCGCGCCCATGGTCTTGATCACGCCGAGAACGGCGGCGACGATTCCCAGGGCAGGGGTGCCGTCCGCCAGGGACTGCAGGGCGCCCACCATGCGCTCCTGCTCCTGATGGTGGGTCTCGAGCTCCTCGTCCATCAGGGCTTCCATCTCGTGGACGTTGTTGGTGCCCATGGTCACCATGCGCATGTAGTCGCACACGAACTCCACGGCGTGGTGGTTCTTGGCGAAGGTCGGGAAGGCGTTAAAGAGGCTCGAATTCTTCGGGTCCTCGACGTGAGGTTCTATGCCGAGGATACCCTTCTGCTGGATCAGCTTGTACATCGCGAACTGCATGCCGAGCAGTTCGAGATAGGCCTTCTTGTTGTAGGCAGGACCCTTGAAGATCTTGCCCAGCATCGAGAGACTGCCCTTGAGGACCGCGCCCTGGTTGCCGATGATGAAGGCGCCGATCGCCGCCCCGAGGATGATCACGTATTCCCAGGGCTGCACCAGCACCTCGAGGTGCCCGCCCATAGCGGCGTAGCCGCCGAACACGCAGACGAGGATGACGACAAGACCGGCCAGGAGACGCATGGATTACTCGTGAGGTTGGCCCGAAGCCCTGTGTAACCGGGATGCAGGCGTCCTCCGTACTCTCCGTCAGTAAGCTTAATCTAGCGTAAAGGGCATCCGTCGCATGGTGCGTGGGCATCAACGACGGGGGCCGCCATGAACGTCACCTTCGATCCTTTCCACATGCATGCGGGTCTGGCGGTGTTCTTCGTCACCCTTGCTGTGCTGCGCAAGACCGGATCGACCTTGATCCCCCTGCTTGCGGTCATCGTCATGGAGGTGGTTCTGCTCTGGCCCGGATTGACCGGTCCGGAGGCGGAGGGGCGGGTGGCACTGAACGGCTTCCTGTCGGCCATCATCTGGCCCTTCGTGATCACCGTGCTG includes:
- the motA gene encoding flagellar motor stator protein MotA, translating into MRLLAGLVVILVCVFGGYAAMGGHLEVLVQPWEYVIILGAAIGAFIIGNQGAVLKGSLSMLGKIFKGPAYNKKAYLELLGMQFAMYKLIQQKGILGIEPHVEDPKNSSLFNAFPTFAKNHHAVEFVCDYMRMVTMGTNNVHEMEALMDEELETHHQEQERMVGALQSLADGTPALGIVAAVLGVIKTMGAINEPPEILGHMIGGALVGTFFGVFIAYGLFGPMAQSLRGTYEAESKYFLSLKTGLLAHISGQPPVMAIEFARKALMTDVRPSFEEVDSATQNLPATA